A region from the Actinoplanes sp. OR16 genome encodes:
- a CDS encoding sensor histidine kinase, with translation MRFRQPLIDIGLIALAGADIWFNPLTDEPIGVAVAVLACLALAVRRRYPLLVVAFTLPAALVQGAMVAPFVALYTLARQSRDRRLLIACAAVASVIGAVPSPLDEDPGDLASSLVYFGYTLATSAFPVVLGQLVQARQELRQRLVEIEDAKEHERVLHAQAILARERAQLAREMHDVVSHQVSLIAVQAGALQVAAGDAQTREAARTIRSLSVGTLDELRTMVTLLRSSGDDTTELTPQPTLADLRTLVNNSGIEVTLAGDLALPVGTPAQRALYRTVQEALTNVRKHAPGASATVEVWHDGKVVGVTITNSAPSRPSLPLPGARQGLVGLQERADLLHGSFESGPTSEGGFQVRMKLPILTD, from the coding sequence ATGAGATTCCGGCAGCCGCTCATCGACATCGGCCTGATCGCGCTGGCCGGCGCCGACATCTGGTTCAACCCGCTCACCGACGAGCCGATCGGCGTCGCCGTCGCGGTCCTGGCCTGCCTGGCCCTGGCCGTACGGCGGCGCTATCCGCTGCTCGTCGTCGCGTTCACCCTGCCCGCGGCGCTGGTGCAGGGTGCGATGGTCGCGCCGTTCGTGGCCCTCTACACCCTGGCCCGGCAGTCCCGCGACCGCCGACTGCTGATCGCCTGCGCTGCCGTGGCCTCGGTGATCGGCGCGGTCCCGTCGCCGCTCGACGAGGACCCCGGTGATCTGGCGAGCAGCCTCGTCTACTTCGGCTACACGCTCGCGACCTCGGCGTTCCCGGTGGTGCTCGGGCAGCTCGTGCAGGCCCGGCAGGAGCTGCGGCAGCGGCTCGTCGAGATCGAGGACGCCAAGGAGCACGAGCGCGTCCTGCACGCCCAGGCGATCCTCGCGCGCGAGCGAGCCCAGCTGGCCCGGGAGATGCACGATGTGGTGTCGCACCAGGTCAGCTTGATCGCGGTACAGGCCGGCGCGCTGCAGGTCGCGGCCGGTGACGCGCAGACCCGGGAGGCGGCCCGCACGATCCGGTCGCTGAGCGTCGGCACGCTCGACGAGCTGCGGACCATGGTGACGCTGCTGCGCTCGTCCGGCGACGACACCACCGAACTGACCCCGCAGCCGACCCTCGCCGACCTGCGCACCCTGGTGAACAACAGTGGCATCGAGGTGACATTGGCGGGCGATCTCGCGCTGCCGGTCGGGACGCCCGCACAGCGCGCTTTGTACCGTACCGTGCAGGAAGCCCTCACCAACGTCCGCAAGCATGCGCCGGGAGCGTCGGCGACCGTGGAGGTCTGGCACGACGGCAAGGTCGTCGGCGTCACCATCACCAACAGCGCCCCGTCGCGGCCGTCGCTGCCCCTGCCCGGAGCCCGCCAAGGTCTGGTCGGCCTGCAGGAGCGCGCCGACCTCCTGCATGGCAGCTTCGAGTCGGGCCCGACGAGCGAGGGCGGATTCCAGGTACGGATGAAGTTGCCGATCCTGACCGACTGA
- a CDS encoding response regulator codes for MVVVDDEALVRSGFALILGAAADIDVVATATGGEAVTAVREHQPDVVLLDIRMPDVDGLTVLGLLRQLDDPPIVAMLTTFDADEYVLAALDRGAAGFLLKDTEPEHLAQLVRTLAAGGVVMSPKASRTLLRTLPRTSALDGDLERVERLTGRERDVLVLLAQGLSNAEIGVRLHLGTGTVKDHVSALLTKLRVSGRVQAALLAQRAGLLETKRS; via the coding sequence GTGGTCGTGGTCGACGACGAGGCACTGGTCCGGTCCGGTTTCGCCCTGATCCTCGGCGCGGCAGCCGACATCGACGTGGTCGCGACCGCCACCGGCGGCGAAGCGGTCACCGCGGTCCGCGAGCACCAGCCGGACGTGGTGCTGCTTGACATCCGGATGCCTGACGTCGACGGTCTCACCGTGCTCGGCCTGCTGCGGCAGCTCGACGACCCGCCGATCGTGGCGATGCTGACCACGTTCGACGCCGACGAGTACGTCCTCGCCGCCCTCGACCGCGGCGCCGCCGGCTTCCTGCTCAAGGACACCGAACCCGAGCACCTGGCCCAGCTCGTGCGCACGCTCGCGGCCGGCGGCGTGGTGATGTCCCCGAAGGCGTCCCGCACGTTGCTGCGCACCCTGCCCCGGACCAGCGCCCTCGACGGTGATCTCGAACGGGTGGAGCGGCTCACCGGTCGCGAGCGGGACGTTCTCGTGCTGCTCGCCCAGGGCCTGTCGAACGCGGAGATCGGCGTACGCCTGCACCTCGGCACCGGCACGGTCAAGGACCACGTCAGCGCCCTGCTCACCAAACTGCGGGTGTCCGGCCGGGTGCAGGCCGCGCTGCTGGCCCAGCGAGCCGGTCTGCTGGAGACGAAGCGATCATGA
- a CDS encoding alpha/beta fold hydrolase, which yields MTNIGRRRLLQTTGAAALVPLIPAGVATTPPAVFGPVRQIDAGVLNVGYIEMGPVRGTPVILMHGFPYDIHSFEEVAPLLAARGYRVIVPYFRGHGSTTFRSASTPRNADQAAFALDILALMDKLGIKRAVLAGYDWGSRTGDIIAALWPERVKALVSVTGYLITNLAVNLNPLLPAAENAWWYQYYFATERGVKGLTANRAAIGQFIWKFNSPTWDFDQALYDRTAAAFGNDDYVAIVIGNYRWRLSLAPSEPEYAAIESRLQNAPTIGVPTITIDGKFDPFTPAGDGSSYRAHFTGKYQHRTFDVGHNVPQEAPREFARAVMDADRL from the coding sequence ATGACAAACATCGGACGTCGTCGACTTCTCCAGACCACCGGCGCAGCCGCTCTCGTGCCCCTGATCCCGGCGGGTGTCGCCACGACCCCGCCGGCCGTGTTCGGCCCGGTCCGGCAGATCGACGCGGGCGTGCTCAACGTCGGCTACATCGAGATGGGCCCCGTTCGCGGCACCCCGGTGATCCTCATGCACGGGTTCCCGTACGACATCCACAGTTTCGAGGAGGTCGCCCCGCTGCTGGCGGCTCGCGGCTACCGGGTGATCGTGCCGTACTTCCGCGGGCACGGCAGCACGACCTTCCGCAGCGCCTCGACCCCGCGCAACGCCGATCAGGCGGCGTTCGCCCTGGACATCCTCGCGCTGATGGACAAGCTCGGGATCAAGCGCGCGGTCCTCGCCGGCTACGACTGGGGCTCGCGGACCGGCGACATCATCGCGGCGCTCTGGCCGGAGCGGGTGAAGGCGCTCGTCTCGGTCACCGGCTACCTGATCACGAACCTGGCGGTGAACCTGAACCCGCTGCTGCCGGCCGCCGAGAACGCCTGGTGGTACCAGTACTACTTCGCCACCGAGCGCGGCGTGAAGGGCCTGACCGCGAACCGGGCGGCGATCGGGCAGTTCATCTGGAAGTTCAACTCGCCCACGTGGGATTTCGATCAGGCTCTGTACGACCGGACAGCAGCGGCATTCGGTAACGACGACTACGTGGCCATCGTGATCGGCAACTACCGGTGGCGGCTGAGCCTGGCACCGTCGGAGCCGGAGTACGCGGCGATCGAATCCCGACTGCAGAACGCCCCGACCATCGGCGTCCCGACCATCACGATCGACGGAAAGTTCGACCCGTTCACCCCGGCGGGCGACGGCAGCTCGTACCGGGCCCACTTCACCGGCAAGTACCAGCACCGTACGTTCGACGTGGGCCACAACGTCCCGCAGGAGGCGCCCCGCGAGTTCGCCCGCGCGGTGATGGACGCCGACCGCCTGTGA